A region of Chlamydia crocodili DNA encodes the following proteins:
- a CDS encoding polymorphic outer membrane protein middle domain-containing protein: MKHKFINNLILSTSWLAYFYSIDAREIVLPYPTTSVESLYIPKSIELLLQKTNLTGKTHSSDSLTLQNYPEIFSISQITNDSAGASLRCNKLYIQDTQGPIILIGNITPRSGGGIYTDNNLEITNSDKSIIFSNNLARSTAVEVRSNHGGAIHTRYLDIKNNKEPIYFLRNSTSASGGAIMAAKIFNLSDNKSSCIFYDNQSLSDTGLGGALRLEHFNCTNNYGDTLFVNNQSGTGGAISAIYDCLFSGNQGNIIFKNNVAFSTGNNDISGGAIAARNVTLENNTGITSFHNNSSAVHGGACRCVKFIVRNSNDVYFTNNSSQLGGAIIVMDSGCGIELSADKGNIVFNNNLSITPTDIIRRNSIYIGSSNSSIVRFGAKLGHHILFYDPIEHELPTSNNMIINPNIEDQGCVIFSGATVSDAIKTENNLFSKCKNTIELKNGVLAIENDAALATFKFIQTGGIICLGTGGTLTTREKDTNNKAADLQLSNLGLILPQLLTSKAKAAKLWIYPTKTTQNSTDSFQENTAAAIYVSGDLLLTNEEGHSPYDDTDLSRGITRIPLLYLCDNATKKINIDSLNIHAINQKAHYGYQGIWSTYWEEYTTTANSTSALTANTSHRILYADWTPTGYVPNPKYTSALVANALWGSVYTTLSGMRTLPSPVNARSHFEFGGQGLGMTIHQRNRLGVRGFHMESAGYAATSSAVTKINHKISFSFSQQISHIKERASSNKISSKNYFGGMQLRLPWLNDSFVTTGSLAYNYGDHTAKHFYTEENKASEGYFYSHTLGACLSCILQLSPTNRALSVAPFIEALAFRATLSSFIEQGDFPRKFTVNQPLLNVTLPVGVFMQWVRNVHLPTLWQIQIAYHPVIYRDYPQILATLTASNGTWPILGTPITRHALAYKIGNETKIFSHLKVFLNYQGNISSSTFCNYLKAGSTLAF, from the coding sequence ATGAAACATAAGTTTATTAACAATCTTATTCTTTCCACATCATGGTTGGCTTATTTTTATAGTATAGATGCTAGAGAAATAGTTCTTCCCTATCCCACAACCTCTGTAGAATCTCTATATATCCCCAAATCTATAGAGCTATTGCTACAGAAAACAAACTTAACGGGAAAAACGCACTCCTCGGATTCATTGACATTACAAAATTACCCAGAGATATTTTCTATTTCTCAGATTACCAATGACTCAGCAGGAGCTAGTTTAAGATGTAATAAGCTCTACATTCAAGATACTCAAGGACCAATTATCTTAATTGGCAATATTACTCCACGTTCAGGAGGTGGAATTTATACCGATAATAACTTAGAGATCACGAATAGTGATAAGTCCATTATTTTCTCAAATAATCTAGCTAGAAGCACAGCTGTAGAAGTCCGTTCGAATCATGGCGGCGCAATACACACAAGATACCTTGATATTAAAAACAATAAAGAACCTATCTACTTCCTTAGGAACTCAACTTCCGCAAGTGGTGGGGCAATTATGGCAGCGAAGATCTTTAATCTATCGGACAATAAATCTTCCTGTATTTTTTATGATAATCAATCCTTATCAGATACTGGTCTAGGGGGAGCTTTACGACTAGAACACTTTAATTGCACGAATAACTATGGTGATACGCTATTCGTCAATAATCAATCTGGAACAGGCGGGGCGATCTCTGCAATCTATGATTGTCTGTTCTCAGGTAATCAAGGAAACATCATCTTTAAAAATAATGTAGCCTTTTCAACAGGAAATAATGACATTTCTGGTGGAGCTATAGCAGCAAGAAATGTCACCTTAGAAAATAATACAGGAATTACATCTTTCCATAATAATTCTTCCGCAGTTCACGGAGGTGCTTGCAGATGTGTAAAATTTATAGTTCGCAATAGCAATGATGTCTATTTTACAAATAACTCCTCTCAATTAGGAGGAGCGATAATTGTAATGGATAGTGGCTGCGGTATCGAACTATCCGCAGATAAGGGAAATATTGTTTTCAATAATAACTTATCTATAACCCCGACAGATATAATTCGCAGGAACTCTATATATATAGGAAGTAGTAATTCTAGCATTGTTCGATTTGGAGCAAAACTAGGACACCACATTCTTTTCTATGATCCTATTGAACACGAGTTGCCCACCTCTAATAATATGATCATTAATCCTAATATTGAAGACCAAGGCTGTGTGATCTTTTCAGGGGCTACAGTTAGTGATGCTATTAAGACTGAGAATAATTTATTTTCAAAATGCAAAAACACCATAGAGCTTAAAAACGGAGTACTGGCAATCGAAAATGATGCTGCGCTTGCAACATTTAAATTTATACAAACAGGAGGAATCATTTGTTTAGGAACAGGAGGAACTTTAACAACAAGAGAAAAGGACACCAATAATAAAGCTGCCGATCTTCAACTAAGCAACCTGGGATTAATCCTCCCTCAATTACTTACAAGTAAAGCAAAAGCTGCAAAATTATGGATTTATCCAACAAAAACTACACAAAATTCTACCGACTCTTTTCAAGAAAATACAGCAGCAGCCATCTATGTTTCAGGAGATCTTCTACTGACTAATGAAGAAGGACATAGCCCATATGATGATACGGATCTCTCTAGAGGTATCACGCGAATTCCTCTTCTTTATCTTTGTGATAACGCCACAAAGAAAATTAATATCGACTCTCTAAATATTCATGCTATTAATCAAAAAGCTCATTATGGTTATCAAGGCATATGGTCTACTTACTGGGAAGAATACACAACAACAGCAAATTCCACATCAGCATTAACAGCAAATACTTCTCATCGTATACTTTATGCTGACTGGACACCAACAGGCTATGTTCCCAATCCAAAATATACATCAGCTCTAGTCGCTAATGCCCTTTGGGGATCTGTCTATACTACACTCTCAGGAATGCGCACATTACCTTCTCCAGTAAACGCTCGTTCACATTTTGAATTCGGTGGTCAGGGATTGGGAATGACTATTCATCAACGCAATCGCCTGGGCGTGCGTGGATTCCATATGGAATCTGCAGGCTATGCAGCAACCTCGTCTGCTGTCACAAAGATAAATCATAAAATCTCATTTTCATTCTCCCAACAAATTTCTCATATTAAAGAACGTGCGTCATCTAATAAAATCTCCTCGAAAAACTATTTCGGAGGTATGCAGCTGCGTCTTCCCTGGCTAAATGATAGTTTCGTTACTACAGGGTCACTAGCATATAATTATGGGGACCATACAGCAAAACACTTCTATACAGAAGAAAACAAAGCTTCTGAAGGATATTTCTATAGCCATACACTCGGAGCTTGTCTGAGTTGCATATTACAGCTAAGTCCAACAAATCGAGCATTGTCTGTAGCTCCATTTATAGAAGCTTTAGCTTTTAGAGCTACGCTCTCAAGCTTTATAGAACAGGGAGATTTTCCACGGAAATTTACTGTAAATCAGCCTCTACTTAATGTTACTCTTCCTGTGGGAGTATTTATGCAATGGGTTCGTAATGTACATTTACCAACTCTATGGCAAATACAGATCGCTTATCACCCTGTTATTTACAGAGATTATCCTCAGATATTGGCGACATTAACTGCAAGCAATGGAACATGGCCAATACTTGGAACACCTATTACACGCCATGCTCTCGCTTATAAAATAGGAAATGAAACCAAGATCTTTTCTCATTTGAAAGTCTTTCTCAATTATCAAGGAAATATCTCCTCGTCAACCTTTTGCAACTATCTAAAAGCTGGGAGCACATTAGCATTTTGA